In a genomic window of Brettanomyces nanus chromosome 1, complete sequence:
- a CDS encoding uncharacterized protein (BUSCO:EOG093404SK), giving the protein MALPGHKHTGSSDLAFQYERDIHQIEKFLFRERDDQGRRLEKYLAHVRVVEDSRSPNQRPPENSAPNNKKYRLLVLTVKISGRMRMHKARESPDGLIQIGRTWDFDQLSLIDIDEDVPTGFAFTMGKRYYWETHSPKERRVWLTTVLEHFIRYTKGGVPELVNCSVQYFHLDGLLASVKGKHSVSQQKYRSIPAALAPTASTTSSGSETAPSTGVQKSASVPIPMIVPASVSGSTRSPVKKGHPSLHFGHSRNVSVSSNNSEEGGKRRSLLLPFRRASSKRKQAEKEAEKEKDKDLADKERQEQLRKQVLQEKERQMKIQQEDTQAELHRQKQLEIERERELLQKRGKVMNETERYADNDNSLDRKKSIASSVEDGSLDNSENENDYDFLEDYAENESLEDNIVEPHTAPLRLSEPGVVPADMVGDSSDGRSIDETLPNSRYRSVEDTSDLPDDIKQLVSPVQDDGDSDLEANDEEPEMPLALEATDSKLAVPIINATLQPPERLHARSRAFSRVEEEKKDNDFSDLFEEIGYDPMVDDYSSLEKKLHKELERLQYDKINAATEMAGASTSLKKSMEDALGECAKIDAGLSLFGVQLSGFQENVSYIEKQGHGLQVETTNKKLLKKELKEILFSVDIGEDKLRYLLSFKVSLNQDTTKIEQVLDQLYGSLMKMKGTSSQDRADLLSNMKALREKRAKLENVSQTFVANLRKDIKKIFKSVSLSLTSKLQSLRAEDFLTTFFRPVLVRKVSSLLALSGILAFVKRVSPDDFNEILAMFSEIFQDFYTNLGDKFLKQFNAQLSQISFSPFEFNSAPKDFIDQSCMKMKNGITTKSRKTGSNKILEELGLSSPSNTANDAFDLVTSDENSSNGSEDFASNAMLSNLLISCMNVMALQQELFTELFSLSSSSDSQFQSLIKVPMEQRISNFANMGDFLGGAVETDREISDSIYEIMKSMFGGVINDLFKALLSIAKQNILQPPSILLLLQNLSLSVASTNQEYVYSRFTKLESRIRTIWERQSEEQTQIILNTDVFCRVMNFSKAFPVYFRKVEQNLVSLKTENLSQLPIHQKLVGTSEHFWGVITRTLIRGVENISDDSLKGISVAFPAAVTTIDAVADTSSSTIELNSMRTSDNMYKHLALLLNYKWMVDQMKDLSLIPSSIKREADESRSRELGVFTDQLSKRHSIGELVRFVNGLEGLIKTNTDPSKTNSYSAQNLKKLLERFKGNNLKVNIKELASDLHQELSGKCCREGSVEQENSYSLAVSKAIENDLFNNCMSSLSVLYTTTFSKLNPIIKQYYEGVTNPVDKILISFNFNKEFIN; this is encoded by the exons ATGGCCCTA CCGGGACATAAGCATACAGGTTCTTCGGATCTTGCATTCCAGTACGAGCGAGATATTCATCAGATAGAGAAGTTTCTATTTCGAGAAAGAGACGATCAAGGACGTCGACTAGAGAAATACTTGGCCCATGTTCGAGTTGTGGAGGACTCCAGATCGCCCAATCAACGTCCACCAGAAAATTCGGCTCCAAACAACAAGAAATACCGGCTTCTGGTCCTCACAGTGAAAATATCTGGACGTATGAGAATGCATAAGGCTCGTGAAAGCCCCGATGGACTCATTCAAATTGGACGTACATGGGACTTTGATCAATTATCATTAATAGATATAGATGAGGATGTTCCAACTGGATTCGCATTTACTATGGGTAAGCGATACTACTGGGAGACGCATAGTCCCAAGGAAAGGCGTGTTTGGTTGACCACTGTGTTAGAGCACTTTATTAGATACACCAAGGGAGGTGTTCCAGAGTTGGTTAACTGTTCTGTTCAATACTTCCATTTGGATGGTCTCTTGGCTTCTGTGAAGGGGAAGCATTCCGTATCTCAGCAGAAGTACAGGTCTATCCCGGCAGCTCTTGCTCCTACAGCTTCTActacttcttctggttctgaAACTGCACCTTCTACTGGTGTACAGAAGTCTGCTTCTGTACCTATACCTATGATAGTGCCAGCGTCTGTATCTGGGTCTACGCGATCTCCCGTTAAAAAAGGACATCCTTCGCTGCATTTTGGCCATTCTAGAAATGTGTCAGTCTCTTCTAATAATAGTGAAGAAGGTGGTAAGAGAAGATCCCTGTTGCTGCCCTTTCGaagagcttcttcaaaacgGAAGCAGgctgaaaaagaagctgagaaagagaaagataaagatcTGGCCgataaagaaagacaagAACAGTTACGTAAACAAGTTCTCcaggagaaagagaggcaAATGAAGATTCAGCAGGAGGATACGCAAGCTGAGTTACATAGGCAGAAGCAGCTGGAAATAGAGAGGGAGCGGGAGCTTCTGCAAAAGAGAGGAAAGGTGATGAATGAGACCGAAAGATACGCTGATAATGATAACTCGTTGGACCGGAAGAAGTCTATCGCTTCATCGGTTGAAGATGGGAGTCTGGATAACagtgaaaatgaaaacGATTACGACTTTTTGGAGGATTACGCTGAAAATGAAAGTCTCGAAGATAACATTGTCGAACCTCATACTGCACCATTACGTCTTTCCGAGCCCGGTGTGGTCCCCGCTGATATGGTTGGCGATTCTTCCGATGGACGATCAATTGATGAAACCTTGCCGAATTCTCGTTATCGTTCTGTTGAGGACACATCCGACTTACCCGATGACATCAAACAATTGGTTTCTCCTGTTCAAGATGATGGTGACAGCGACCTTGAAGCTAATGATGAAGAGCCTGAGATGCCTCTCGCGCTTGAAGCTACTGACAGTAAGTTAGCTGTCCCGATAATAAATGCCACGTTACAACCTCCTGAACGACTTCATGCGCGGTCCCGAGCATTTAGCAGggtggaggaagaaaagaaggacaACGATTTTTCTGATttgtttgaagagattggatACGATCCAATGGTTGATGACTACAGTagtttggaaaagaagcttcacAAAGAGCTTGAAAGATTGCAGTATGATAAGATTAATGCGGCAACTGAGATGGCCGGTGCCAGCACATCATTGAAAAAGTCAATGGAGGATGCCCTTGGAGAGTGCGCCAAAATTGACGCTGGCTTATCTCTCTTTGGAGTCCAGTTGTCTGGTTTCCAGGAAAATGTAAGCTATATTGAGAAACAGGGACATGGTTTGCAAGTGGAAACCACCAATAAAAAGCTTCTCAAGAAGGAGCTTAAAGAGATTTTATTCTCTGTTGATATTGGTGAGGACAAGCTACGCTATTTGTTAAGCTTTAAAGTTTCATTAAATCAAGATACTACCAAAATTGAGCAAGTATTAGACCAGTTATACGGCTctctgatgaagatgaaaggtACCTCGTCTCAGGATCGGGCTGATTTGTTATCAAATATGAAAGCTCTTCGAGAGAAACGTGCCAAACTTGAGAACGTCTCGCAGACGTTTGTAGCAAACTTGCgcaaagatatcaagaaaATATTCAAATCTGTATCATTAAGCCTTACTTCTAAGTTACAGTCACTGCGAGCAGAAGACTTTCTGACGACTTTCTTCCGTCCAGTGTTGGTCCGAAAAGTCTCAAGCTTGCTGGCACTCAGTGGTATCTTAGCGTTTGTCAAGCGGGTATCTCCAGACGACTTTAACGAGATTCTTGCTATGTTTAGCGAGATATTTCAAGACTTCTACACCAACTTGGGTGATAAATTCCTCAAGCAGTTCAATGCTCAATTGAGTCAGATATCTTTTTCACCATTCGAATTTAACAGTGCACCGAAGGATTTTATTGACCAATCTTgtatgaagatgaagaatggaatTACAACTAAGAGCAGAAAGACTGGAAGTAACAAGATTTTGGAGGAACTAGgactttcttctccttcgaACACAGCCAATGACGCCTTTGACCTGGTCACTAGTGATGAGAATAGTAGCAATGGCTCTGAAGATTTTGCATCCAACGCTATGCTGAGTAATTTACTAATTAGCTGTATGAATGTCATGGCATTACAGCAGGAGCTCTTTACGGAGTTGTTCTCgctctcttcatcaagtGATAGCCAATTTCAATCCCTCATCAAGGTGCCAATGGAACAGCGGATCTCCAATTTTGCCAATATGGGCGATTTTCTTGGAGGTGCAGTGGAGACGGATCGTGAAATCAGTGATAGTATTTATGAAATCATGAAAAGCATGTTTGGTGGTGTGATCAATGACCTGTTCAAGGCACTTTTGTCGATTGCTAAGCAGAATATACTGCAGCCGCCGTCTATCTTACTTCTCTTGCAGAATTTATCTCTTAGTGTGGCCTCTACTAATCAGGAATACGTTTACAGTCGATTCACTAAACTGGAGTCAAGAATCAGAACAATTTGGGAGAGGCAGAGTGAAGAGCAGACCCAGATCATATTGAATACGGATGTTTTCTGTCGAGTGATGAATTTCTCCAAGGCTTTTCCGGTTTACTTCAGGAAGGTTGAGCAAAATCTCGTGTCTTTGAAGACCGAGAACTTGAGCCAGCTGCCGATTCATCAAAAGTTGGTTGGTACCAGTGAACATTTCTGGGGGGTTATCACTCGTACGTTGATTAGGGGTGTCGAAAATATTTCTGACGATTCATTAAAGGGCATCTCTGTTGCTTTTCCTGCTGCAGTCACCACTATTGACGCCGTTGCCGACACTTCCTCGTCGACTATTGAACTGAATAGTATGCGAACATCTGACAACATGTACAAACATTTGGCATTACTTCTCAACTATAAATGGATGGTGGATCAGATGAAGGACTTGTCGCTTATTCCATCTAGTATAAAGAGGGAAGCGGATGAATCGAGATCCAGAGAGTTAGGAGTGTTTACAGATCAACTTTCAAAAAGGCATTCGATTGGAGAGTTGGTGAGATTTGTCAACGGACTTGAAGGACTTATTAAAACGAATACAGATCCTTCTAAAACCAACTCTTATTCTGCCCAAAACTTAAAAAAGTTGCTTGAGAGGTTTAAAGGAAACAACCTTAAGGTGAACATCAAGGAGTTGGCTTCTGATTTGCATCAGGAATTGTCAGGAAAATGCTGCCGGGAGGGTTCCGTGGAGCAGGAAAACAGTTACAGTTTGGCAGTGTCCAAGGCGATCGAAAATGACTTATTCAACAATTGCATGAGCTCACTTTCCGTCCTCTACACTACGACTTTCTCAAAGCTCAATCCAATCATCAAACAGTATTATGAGGGAGTGACAAATCCGGTTGATAAGATTCTCATTagcttcaatttcaataaGGAGTTTATCAATTAA
- a CDS encoding uncharacterized protein (EggNog:ENOG41) codes for MPSDLMNYLNSTLLKAEEIVYSSNLWAFLVGYTNTHLVTRLQRYEHTSHLVSTPISIFISASFAYGVTLLVIYETIKYIGIALGFWKAALPLEDDNEPDYTAHVYISLNTIPEKKIIEAGSKLNQLGLKAFKKKDLEMEFPIMYHFEFEPEDYADPELGTHLKSLRGRVLEWFLSSQQYYLSKDKYRDKFLPEHVYLFDKEGSILEKDDEFLCNMGVENGHTVHAIIGF; via the coding sequence ATGCCCAGTGATCTCATGAACTATCTTAACAGTACGCTGCTAAAGGCAGAGGAAATTGTCTATTCGAGTAATTTGTGGGCATTTTTGGTTGGCTACACCAACACTCATTTGGTGACTCGATTACAACGGTACGAGCACACTTCGCACCTTGTAAGCACTCCTATCTCTATTTTTATCTCTGCCTCATTTGCCTACGGAGTTACATTATTAGTTATTTATGAAACTATCAAGTATATCGGTATAGCACTTGGTTTCTGGAAAGCTGCATTGCCGTTGgaggatgataatgaaCCCGATTACACTGCTCACGTCTACATCTCCCTCAATACGATTccagaaaaaaaaatcatcGAGGCTGGATCTAAATTGAATCAGCTTGGATTAAAAgctttcaagaagaaggacttggagatggaaTTCCCTATTATGTACCACTTTGAATTCGAACCCGAGGATTACGCAGATCCAGAGTTGGGAACtcatttgaagagtcttAGAGGTAGAGTGTTGGAGTGGTTCCTTAGCTCTCAGCAGTACTATCTCAGTAAGGACAAGTACAGAGACAAATTTTTGCCTGAGCATGTATATTTATTTGACAAGGAGGGTTCGATCTTAGAAAAGGATGACGAATTCTTGTGTAACATGGGCGTCGAAAATGGTCATACTGTGCATGCAATAATTGGATTCTGA
- a CDS encoding uncharacterized protein (EggNog:ENOG41), whose product MCCPMPDLNLKKSWNPKLLKNREKVWKKEQAALEEFRKIKQREKEIKAINDKSELLALNAGQNGSEKQDDTVTKSDYKTSWIYQGSPEERNTGDGVGAGAGDGAGDGAGDDFMLGRKRLDELLKPKVNNKRAVATSRMDRVLDLENREKQSEGSAVIDKEDPMYMIQVAMKKNKKREASNRHHLHHHNHHHQKERGIRKKEAK is encoded by the exons ATGT GCTGCCCG ATGCCGGATTTGAACCTCAAGAAGTCATGGAATCCAAAGCTTCTGAAAAACAGAGAAAAGgtttggaagaaggagcaAGCGGCTCTAGAGGAGTTTCGTAAAATCAAGCAGAGggagaaagaaatcaaGGCAATCAATGATAAGAGTGAGTTACTAGCATTGAATGCGGGTCAAAATGGTAGTGAAAAACAGGACGACACAGTCACAAAAAGTGATTACAAGACCAGTTGGATTTATCAGGGATCACCCGAGGAAAGGAACACCGGAGATGGCGTTGGAGCTGGCGCTGGAGATGGTGCTGGAGATGGTGCTGGAGATGACTTTATGttaggaagaaaaagattgGACGAACTACTGAAGCCGAAAGTGAATAATAAACGGGCTGTGGCTACGAGTCGAATGGATAGAGTATTGGATCTTGAGAATAGAGAGAAACAGAGCGAGGGCTCTGCAGTTATCGATAAGGAGGATCCGATGTATATGATACAGGTTgcgatgaagaagaataagaaaagagaggcTTCTAATCGTCATCACCTTCACCACCAcaaccaccaccaccaaaaAGAACGTGGTATTCGAAAAAAAGAGGCTAAATGA
- a CDS encoding uncharacterized protein (BUSCO:EOG093413GF) has protein sequence MFSVSRIGSEVSTSVKKACSVSETAPKRKHVRACIVFTWDTKSSRPFWDAIKVLPIQENDIQVFKALITIHEVLQEGHPSCLVGGYRNIPWIESLGRYSANQGRYGRLIHDYSFFLVQKLRFHREHRGFNGTFEYQEYVSLTAVSDPNEGYQNIIDLADLQDSLDDLGRLVIASASHNRGNECMISALVPQIAESYGIYKFLVSMLRAMYRSSEAVEALEPLKDRFVEQHHRLYDFYADCSAIRYLTSLLTIPKLPIEPPNLMVADNDPDDTISGPTNLVNQSNSNENSSASLSHMSSQPTGAVTDAFAAQQKQYQLEQDRLSQQQEAQRLSQEREQQQQQQYWQQQQQQQEQAQRVAQQQLMLDQTQRQAQGKVAELERDLLALRGQHDQDQLMLQSYDQKVQVLETDLNNTTTSAQQQIASKEEQLESLQEQMAFWKNKYESLARLYSQLRTEHLNMLSKFKKIQQKAASAQEAIERREKLEKEMKAKNIELADLIKERDRARLTLDRSKGGQKDELEKLELEKKDLEDQLAALQRTSTANMASVFEQHSREIEDLRKKLQNDLSLEDSPRLKGLEDKLKEKEMELDAMQQTMDETVKDLAEQQNEKDAEVATTQFRLASLVDAILRSGIKRIQDAVFLLDSPMEAGNQNASPSYITTLIEKGSNSATDFANSFNGYLIDGPKGDFVAVIDTITNFATATSDIMLSTKGLTRLTRSDDFQDDLVDTARDVAEMSQVFLEALTSESREGLAVEDQTEKVINGNLDVQEVLQTLLQLVESLVAPGNKVNLGKMKGELSEVVDREMANATASIDAASKHLADMLSTPVDPSMATIDSEVNKSILGCALAIIDSVKMLLTASIASQREIVNKGRGSNSKTSFYKKNNRWTEGLISASKDIAYSTNLLIQTADGVLQGNNSNEELIVASREVAASTAQLVAAARVKSDLMSKTEDNLEVASKKVNLACKQLVAKVNELITNKSELDEIDYSKLSVHENKTVEMEQQVEILKLEEALDLSRKRLGEIRKFSYRDEESEEEEN, from the coding sequence ATGTTTTCTGTGTCCCGTATTGGCTCAGAGGTTTCGACATCTGTCAAGAAGGCATGTTCTGTTTCGGAAACTGCACCGAAGCGGAAGCATGTTCGAGCCTGTATAGTGTTCACATGGGATACGAAGTCCAGTAGGCCCTTCTGGGATGCCATCAAAGTACTTCCTATTCAAGAGAACGATATTCAGGTGTTCAAAGCACTAATTACAATTCATGAGGTACTTCAGGAAGGTCATCCATCCTGTCTTGTTGGTGGATACCGTAACATTCCTTGGATTGAATCACTAGGAAGGTATAGTGCAAACCAGGGAAGGTACGGTAGGCTTATTCATGACTActcattttttttggtACAGAAATTGCGTTTCCATCGCGAGCATCGCGGTTTTAACGGTACTTTCGAGTACCAGGAGTACGTTTCCTTGACTGCCGTCAGCGATCCCAACGAAGGCTACCAAAATATTATTGATTTGGCTGACTTGCAAGACTCATTGGATGATCTTGGACGACTTGTTATAGCATCCGCTTCTCATAATAGGGGTAATGAATGCATGATTAGTGCGTTGGTTCCTCAAATTGCTGAATCTTATGGTATCTACAAGTTTTTGGTGTCCATGTTGAGGGCCATGTACCGTAGTTCCGAGGCTGTCGAAGCTCTAGAGCCCTTAAAGGATCGTTTCGTTGAACAGCATCATCGTTTGTACGATTTTTATGCCGATTGTTCCGCTATTAGGTATTTAACCAGTTTGCTTACCATCCCAAAGCTGCCTATCGAGCCTCCAAACTTAATGGTTGCCGATAACGATCCTGATGATACTATATCAGGTCCCACCAACTTGGTAAACCAGTCCAATTCGAATGAGAATTCTTCGGCTTCGCTTTCCCATATGTCCTCGCAGCCTACTGGTGCCGTTACAGATGCTTTTGCAGCTCAGCAGAAACAATATCAATTAGAGCAGGACAGATTGTCTCAACAGCAAGAGGCACAGCGATTGTCACAGGAGAGagagcagcaacagcaacaacagtattggcagcagcaacaacaacagcaagaGCAGGCTCAGCGTGTTGCGCAACAGCAGTTGATGCTTGATCAGACACAAAGACAAGCCCAAGGTAAAGTGGCTGAGTTGGAGAGAGATTTATTAGCATTAAGAGGACAGCATGATCAAGATCAATTGATGTTGCAAAGCTACGACCAGAAAGTTCAAGTTTTGGAAACTGATTTGAACAATACTACAACCTCTGCTCAGCAACAAATCGCTTCCAAAGAGGAGCAGTTGGAGAGTTTACAAGAACAAATGGCTTTCTGGAAGAATAAGTATGAATCTTTAGCACGACTTTATTCTCAGTTGAGAACGGAACATTTGAACATGCTATccaaattcaagaagataCAACAGAAAGCTGCATCTGCACAGGAGGCTATTGAAAGACGTGAAAAGttagagaaggagatgaaggcAAAGAACATTGAACTTGCCGATTTGATCAAGGAAAGGGACCGGGCAAGATTGACACTTGACAGATCCAAGGGAGGCcagaaagatgaattaGAGAAACTAGAATTggagaaaaaagatttGGAAGACCAATTGGCTGCTCTTCAGCGTACCAGTACTGCCAACATGGCATCAGTGTTTGAGCAACATAGTCGTGAGATAGAAgatttgagaaagaaattgCAGAATGACCTTAGCCTTGAAGATTCACCCAGGTTAAAGGGTTTGGAggacaagttgaaagaaaaggagatgGAATTGGACGCTATGCAGCAGACTATGGATGAAACCGTGAAGGATCTTGCCGAACAgcaaaatgaaaaagatgcCGAAGTAGCAACAACTCAATTCAGGTTGGCTTCCCTTGTTGATGCCATATTGAGGTCCGGAATCAAGAGGATTCAGGATGCCGTGTTCCTATTGGATTCTCCGATGGAAGCGGGTAATCAGAATGCATCACCTTCTTATATAACGACTCTTATCGAGAAAGGTTCAAACTCTGCAACAGATTTCGCCAATAGTTTCAACGGCTACTTGATTGACGGACCTAAGGGGGACTTTGTTGCTGTCATTGACACTATTACCAATTTTGCCACGGCAACAAGTGACATTATGCTCTCTACAAAGGGCCTTACGAGACTCACACGATCAGATGATTTCCAGGACGATTTAGTTGATACTGCACGTGATGTAGCGGAGATGTCACAGGTTTTTTTGGAGGCCCTCACTTCAGAAAGTCGTGAAGGACTGGCAGTGGAGGATCAGACGGAAAAGGTAATCAATGGTAACTTGGACGTTCAGGAAGTCTTACAGACATTACTTCAGCTTGTTGAGTCGCTTGTGGCACCCGGTAACAAGGTTAACCTTGGTAAGATGAAGGGTGAACTCAGTGAAGTTGTTGATCGTGAAATGGCCAACGCTACAGCATCGATCGATGCCGCTTCAAAGCATTTAGCAGACATGTTGTCTACACCGGTTGACCCGTCTATGGCTACGATCGATTCGGAAGTTAACAAGTCAATTTTGGGATGTGCTTTGGCTATCATCGACTCTGTGAAAATGTTGCTAACTGCATCCATAGCATCCCAGCGGGAAATCGTCAATAAAGGTCGTGGTTCCAATTCTAAAACGTCTTTCTACAAGAAAAACAACCGTTGGACAGAGGGTTTAATTTCTGCGTCGAAGGATATTGCCTACAGTACCAATTTGCTGATTCAAACGGCCGATGGTGTTTTGCAGGGAAATAATAGCAACGAGGAATTGATTGTTGCCTCCAGAGAAGTAGCAGCTTCAACTGCCCAGTTGGTGGCTGCTGCAAGAGTGAAGTCAGATCTTATGTCTAAGACAGAGGACAACTTGGAGGTGGCCTCCAAAAAGGTTAATTTGGCATGTAAGCAATTGGTTGCCAAAGTGAATGAGTTGATCACCAATAAATCAGAACTCGACGAGATCGATTATTCCAAGCTCAGTGTTCACGAGAATAAGACTGTGGAGATGGAGCAACAAGTTGAAATACTcaagttggaagaggctTTGGACCtttccagaaagagattggGAGAAATTAGAAAGTTCTCCTACAGGGATGAAGAGAGcgaggaggaggagaacTAA
- a CDS encoding uncharacterized protein (MEROPS:MER0209266) → MAVVGFLGDIGANVTDYGNDIGSGGRSVNSIGVFRIIIQLLLLFIRIFLKLGSRLLQLGQSRLKPVEEGDFCVHTSVLPRNPDSGSCSPNEFKETLLDEVTGLSEISKHSFEDKLYENIISAIDIVDIVHFHGYKIHEHVVRTKDGYLLSIHRIMPKDCSSATNLDGRPVVYMQHGLLTNSELFVLGDTSSRCLPFRLVDLGYDVWLGNNRGNKYSRKHLVLSAEENRFWDYSMDEFALFDIPDSINHVLNVTKQSNLSYIGFSQGSAQALAALSLNPELNSKINVFIGLSPALIPRGLNNPFCSFLANSAPELLYGFFGRRAILPSVIFWQKLFGPKIFEQVVDLSLKFLFDWKSENISLTQKKVGYPHLFSPSSVKSVIHWFQIISSRRFQMFDDGGSCGSKLVYLSGAGTKANRVAPFPTKTITTPMLLIYGESDMLIDIGRTLDELSCNVEVIGIPGYEHMDTLWAKDVETTVFDKVAEKLNYYNGTIKEKYLEL, encoded by the coding sequence ATGGCCGTGGTTGGTTTTCTTGGCGACATTGGCGCCAATGTTACAGATTATGGCAATGATATTGGTTCTGGTGGCAGATCTGTGAATTCCATTGGCGTGTTCCGTATAattattcaacttcttctattgTTTATTAGAATATTTCTCAAGTTAGGCAGTCGTTTACTCCAGCTAGGACAGTCCCGTTTGAAACCTGTAGAGGAGGGGGATTTTTGTGTTCACACCAGTGTCTTACCTCGCAATCCGGACTCTGGTTCGTGCTCTCCCAATGAATTCAAGGAGACGCTGCTTGATGAAGTAACCGGGCTAAGCGAGATAAGCAAGCactcttttgaagataagCTTTATGAGAACATTATTTCTGCCATTGATATCGTCGACATCGTTCATTTTCACGGATATAAGATTCATGAACATGTTGTGAGAACAAAAGATGGTTACCTTCTCTCTATTCACCGTATTATGCCTAAAGATTGCAGCTCTGCGACGAATTTGGACGGAAGACCCGTTGTTTACATGCAACATGGTCTCCTAACAAACAGTGAGTTGTTTGTACTTGGGGATACAAGCTCCAGGTGTTTACCATTTCGTCTTGTGGATCTTGGCTATGATGTTTGGCTGGGAAACAACCGTGGAAATAAGTACTCGAGAAAGCACCTGGTCTTatcagcagaagaaaatagatTCTGGGATTATTCCATGGACGAATTTGCTCTCTTTGATATTCCCGATTCAATTAACCATGTCCTAAACGTCACCAAGCAGTCGAATCTAAGTTATATTGGTTTCAGTCAAGGGTCTGCACAGGCCTTGGCGGCTCTCTCGCTAAATCCAGAGCTAAACTCCAAAATTAATGTATTTATAGGGTTATCTCCTGCATTGATCCCCAGGGGATTGAACAATCCTTTCTGTTCGTTTCTTGCCAACTCTGCACCGGAATTGTTGTATGGTTTCTTTGGAAGACGAGCCATTCTACCTTCGGTCATCTTCTGGCAGAAGTTGTTTGGTCCAAAGATCTTTGAGCAGGTGGTGGATCTTTCGCTTAAGTTTTTGTTCGATTGGAAGTCTGAGAACATAAGTCTTACCCAGAAAAAGGTGGGATATCCTCACCTGTTTTCGCCATCTTCGGTGAAGTCTGTAATTCATTGGTTCCAGATCATCAGCAGTAGAAGATTCCAGATGTTTGATGACGGAGGTTCATGTGGATCGAAGTTGGTTTATCTTAGTGGCGCCGGAACAAAGGCTAATAGGGTAGCACCTTTTCCTACAAAGACGATTACAACACCTATGTTGCTCATTTACGGGGAATCAGATATGTTAATCGATATTGGGAGGACTCTTGATGAGCTTTCTTGTAATGTGGAAGTTATTGGAATACCAGGCTATGAGCATATGGACACTTTATGGGCTAAAGATGTTGAAACCACTGTTTTCGATAAGGTGGCCGAGAAATTAAATTATTACAATGGGACaattaaagaaaaatacTTAGAACTATAA
- the SUI1 gene encoding Eukaryotic translation initiation factor eIF-1, with amino-acid sequence MSNIQNLKSFDPFADSGDVETEPTNYIHIRIQQRNGRKTLTTVTGVPEEYDLKKILKVLKKDFACNGNIAKDAEVGSVIQLQGDQRLKVMQFLVKQLGMLKKNIKIHGF; translated from the coding sequence ATGAGTAATATTCAGAACCTTAAGTCCTTTGATCCTTTCGCCGACTCGGGTGACGTTGAAACAGAACCTACAAACTATATTCATATCCGTATACAGCAGAGAAATGGCCGGAAAACTTTGACTACCGTTACCGGTGTTCCTGAGGAATATGACCTCAAGAAAATTctgaaggtgttgaagaaggacttTGCCTGTAATGGCAATATTGCTAAGGATGCAGAGGTTGGCTCTGTTATCCAGTTGCAAGGAGACCAAAGACTCAAAGTGATGCAGTTTTTGGTCAAGCAGTTGGGCATgctaaagaagaacatcaaGATCCATGGTTTCTAA
- a CDS encoding uncharacterized protein (EggNog:ENOG41) produces MKAPTRAAVPPLPRLRVRNQVAKQQTNPCLVIMTQMLNCWASNGEGAASCTDLELQLKLCMNKGGKIPPPPKPTLNYHASRLLPKIHKKSK; encoded by the coding sequence ATGAAGGCACCTACGAGAGCAGCAGTCCCCCCTTTACCTCGTCTTAGAGTGAGAAACCAAGTGGCCAAACAACAAACCAATCCATGTCTAGTGATTATGACCCAGATGCTAAATTGCTGGGCTTCTAACGGTGAAGGTGCCGCCAGTTGTACAGATTTAGAGCTCCAGCTTAAACTGTGTATGAATAAAGGTGGAAAGATccctcctcctccaaagcCAACTTTGAACTACCATGCTTCCAGATTACTTCCGAAAATTCACAAGAAGTCCAAATGA